A genome region from Frankineae bacterium MT45 includes the following:
- a CDS encoding ElaA protein, protein MPPHQSHHVVQLSATADLPATTLYRILQLRSAIFVVEQACVYLDPDGLDLEPATRQLWISDEAGEVLATLRLLRGAEAWRIGRVATATTARSQGLAAQLMRSAVEYTQRMNGPDQVVLNGQAHLEAWYETFGFRRYDETYDEDGIPHVPMRLDQ, encoded by the coding sequence ATGCCGCCACACCAGAGTCACCATGTTGTTCAGCTCAGCGCGACCGCCGATCTCCCCGCCACCACGCTCTACCGGATTCTGCAGCTGCGGTCTGCGATCTTCGTGGTTGAGCAGGCGTGCGTCTACCTCGACCCGGACGGGCTGGACCTGGAGCCGGCCACCCGCCAACTCTGGATCAGCGATGAAGCCGGCGAGGTGCTCGCTACGCTCCGCCTGCTCCGCGGTGCCGAGGCCTGGCGGATCGGCCGCGTCGCCACCGCCACCACCGCCCGATCGCAGGGCCTAGCCGCCCAGTTGATGCGCTCGGCGGTCGAATACACCCAACGTATGAACGGTCCGGATCAGGTCGTCCTGAACGGGCAGGCCCACCTCGAGGCCTGGTACGAGACCTTCGGCTTCCGCCGCTACGACGAGACCTACGACGAGGATGGAATCCCGCACGTGCCGATGCGGCTGGATCAGTAG